AGACCATCCAGCTGCCTTCCATCTTGAGGTGGGAGTGGATGGTCAGCTCACGGGGTTTTCGGCTTGCGCCGGATTCCTGGTCCGCAGGTCCCACCAAGCGCATGAGCAGGTGTTTGCCACGGGGAATCACCTCGGTCATTGTCCAGCCCGCGAGGTTGAGCGTGGCGAAGCGCGGCACGCGGAAGTCTGAAGCGGTGATGACGTGCCCGGCCAAGGCCGCGTTAAGGCGCGAAGCTGCACGCCATATGGAATCTCCCTCAGGCACGGATCCGCAGCCCCTTCGGCGTTGAGTAGGCCCCGGCAGCCGCAAGCGCAACGGCAATCGGCGTACCCAGGAGGTCATGACCATTGACCTTCTCCATGAAGAGCTTGTCCACTGCTCCCCGACGCACCACATCCACCAACGCTTCGGCAGCGACCGCCAGGACGGCGTCGTCGTGGGTGAAGGTGAGGAGGGTCTTACCGCCGCGCTCAACATAAAGGACCAGCGCGCCGTCGACCATCACTACCAGCGCGCCTGCCTTCCGCCCCGGGCGGTGTCCGGAGCCGGCGTCGACGGACAGCGCAGGCCAAGGCAACGCGGCGCCGTAAGGGTTGGCCGGGTCCGTGGCTGCAAGTGCCAGGGCGGCCGGTTCTGCCTTGGAGATGCGCGCATCTTCGGTGAAGGAACGCAGCCTGTCCACAGTGGCGGGGACGGCAAATTGGGCGGCCCCCAGATGTTCGATGAAGTAGCCGCGGCGGCAACGCCCGGCTTCCTCAAGCCGTGCCAGAACTTTATACATGAGCCCGAAACCGCCGATGATGTTCTCGGCCATGACCGATCCGCGGGTGACTACGCCGTACCGATCCAGCAGCAGTTCGGCGGTGCCGCGTGCATGGATGGTCGGGTCAAGTTCGGGCGAAGGCAGTGCAGACCATCGTCCCACTGCCGAGGGCGGGGCGGGAGCTGTGCCGGACACGGAACCATATCGCCCGCCCGTAAGCCCAGGGGATCCCAGCAGGCCTGTACCGTGGGAGCGCCCCAACCTGCTCATTCTCGGGGCACGGGCGCGTGGTGCCTTGGCCACCTGCCGGTGCGCTGTGTGCCCACCGGCAATCATGGCCCGTACGGGAGCGAAAGTGTCGCCCGTGACGCGGCCGGCCCACACCAAATCCCAGAGTGCCGAGACCACGGCATCATCGCTCAGCACGGAGTCCATTCCGCCTGCCACTTCAGTGAGTTGGCGGAAGAAGTAGCCGCCACCTGCACTCAAGTAGTCCAGGAGCCGCTGTTGGGCATCCCCGGGTTCGAAGTCCGGAGCCGGATTTAGGGTCAGCTCGGCGGAGTCAGCCACGTGGAGGCTGATCCAGCCGTCGTTTCCGGGCAGGGCGCCAGCTCCGGACCACAGCAGCTCACCCGCCGCCATGAGTTCGTCCAACATGGCTGGCTTGTAGTCGGCCACGCGGCTCGCGAGCACCAAGGGCTCCCACGCGGAGGCGGGGATGGGCACGCCAGAGAGTTGGTCTACCGCCGTGATGATGCCATCGAGTCCACGCAACGCCTGGCTTCGGGATTTCCCAGGCGCCGTCACGTTCTGCCAGGCGGGCAGGAACCGCCCGTAGGCGGCAGTGTCCACGGGCTCAACCTCTGCACGCAAGGCAGCCAGTGAACGACGCCGAAGCTTCCGCAGGACCTCGGCATCACACCATTCGCTGGACGGCGGCGCGTCTGCGGACATGAGCTCGGAGTCGGTGGCCTCCTGGGTGGTGCTCTCAGTCGCCACCGCGTGAGGCCGGAACTCACCCTCCACAACGCGGCCGTCGGCAGCGAGCCGCTTCAGCGCAGTATTGACGACGGCCACACCAAGTCCCAGCCTTGATGCAGCCTCGGCCGCCGTAAAAGGTCCGTGGGTGCGCGCATACCGCGAGACGAGATCGCCCAGGGGATCGTGAACAGGCTCAATGAAGGCGAGCGGCACGCCCATAGGCAGGGGAACACCAATGGCGTCCCGCAGCCGGGCGGCATCTTCCACTGCCGCGAAACGCTCGACGCCGCCGATTGTCACCTTGAGTGCACGGTTGGCTTTCTGGAGTGCTGCGAGGTGGGACCCGGCGTCCGGCCCTTCTTCAAGACGCTCCGCTACTTCTTCGGTGCTGAGCGGGCCCAGGAGGCGGAGGAGGTCAGCAACGCCTTCCATCCCGCGCACGCGACGGTCCGGGACCAGCCGCTGCAGCTCCCGTTCCGTGGCATCGATGACTGCGGCGTCCAGGAGTTCGCGCAGCTCCACCCTGCCCAAAAGCTCGTTGAGCAGCGTGGAATCCAAGGCGAGGGCGGCTGCCCTGCGCTCCGCCAAAGGGGAATCGCCCTCGTAAAGGAATTGGGCCACATAGCCAAACAGCAGGGACTTCGCGAATGGCGACGGCTGCTGGGTGGTGGTCTCTACGATGCGCAGTTCGCGGCGCTCAACCGATGCCGCGATGTCTTTAAGGGCGGGCAGATCGTAGACATCCTGAAGGCATTCGCGGACGGTTTCCAGCACGATAGGGAAGGACGGGTACTTCCGGGCGACGTCCAATAATTGGGCAGAGCGTTGGCGTTGCTGCCATAGGGGTTGGCGCTTGGCGGGGTTTTGGCGGGGCAGTAACAGGGCGCGGGCGGCGCACTCACGGAACCTGGAGGCGAACAGTGCGCTGCCCCCAACCTCGGCGGTGACGATCTGTTCGAGTTCCTCGGGATCGAAGAGGAACAGCTCGGCGCCGGGTGGCTCGTCCTCCATCATGGGTACGCGAAGAACGATGCCGTCATCCGCTGCCATCGCTGAACCATCCAGGCCGTAGCGCTGCTGAAGGCGTTGTCCAACGGCCAGTGCCCAAGGTGCGTGGACGGGCATGCCGAAGGGGCTATGGAGCACAACCCGCCAGTCCCCGAGCTCATCGTGGAAACGTTCCACAACCAATGTTCGATCGCTGGGAACGATGTTTGTAGCCTGCTTCTGTTCCTCCAGATATTGCAGCAGGTTGGCGGCCGCAAAGGAATCGAGCCCGCTGGCTTGGCAGCGCTCCATGGCCGGCGCAGGATCGGCCGCCGAGAGTTCTCGAATAAAGGCGCCCAAAGCGCGGCCCAGATCCACGGGGCGGCCAAGCGAATCGCCCTTCCAGAAGGGAAGCTTCCCTGGTTGGCCGAAAGCGGGGGAGACCAGGACGCGATCGTGGGTGATGTCTTCGATTTTCCAGCTGGTGGCACCGAGGGCAAAAATGTCGCCTACCCGCGATTCATAGACCATTTCTTCGTCGAGTTCACCAACGCGGCGTCCGCCTTTCGCGGCCCGGGCCGAGGCGCTGGGAGCATCGCCGTCCGCGTTGGCTGCGGATGAGGACCCTTCAACCTCGGTGCCGATGATGTACACGCCGAAGAGGCCGCGGTCCGGAATGGTGCCACCAGAGGTGACGGCAAGGCGCTGGGCCCCCGGCCTGCCCTCAATGGTGCCTGCATGCCTGTCCCAGATGATGCGTGGCCGGAGTTCTGCGAATTCGTCGGACGGGTAGCGTCCCGCAAGAAGGTCCAATGTGGCCTCGAACGCGGACCGGGGCAGGCTGGCGAACGGCGCCGATCGGCGGACGGTGCTGAACCATTCCTCGACGTCGATACTGCCCAGCGCCGCGGCGGCGACGGTTTGCTGGGCCAGGATGTCCAACGGATTGGTGGGGATGCTGAGGCGTTCGATTTGGCCGCTCAGCATCCGTTCGACGGTGACGCTGGTGTGCAGGAGGTCAGCCCGGTGCTTGGGGAACAGCACGCCTTCGGAGATCTCGCCCACCTGGTGGCCGGCACGACCTACACGCTGCAGGCCGCTGGCCACCGACGGCGGTGACTCAACCTGGATGACCAGGTCCACGGCTCCCATGTCGATGCCAAGTTCCAGTGACGACGTAGCCACCACGCAGCGCAGCCTGCCCGACTTAAGGTCATCCTCGATCATGGCCCGCTGGTCCTTGGAGACCGAACCGTGATGGGCACGCGCCAACACAGGATCTGCTCCGCTGGTGCTGCCGGCCTGGGCCATCATGTGCGCGGGAGTAGCGGTGGAGACGGGCACGGCCGCCGCAGCCTTAGTGGCTGGCCCTGTTCCCCAGCTTCCCGGATCCTCTGCCTCCCTGGTGCCAGACCACTCATCGCCGCCCGCCGCCATCATTTGCCGCTCCGCATGGATCTCGTTAAGTCTGGCGGTCAGGCGTTCGGCCAAGCGGCGCGAGTTGGCGAAGACGATAGTGGACTGCTTGGAAAGGACAAGATCGACGATCTGTTCCTCAACATGTGGCCAGATGGACGCTTGCGGCTGGAGCCCGGAGGCAGGGCCGGAGTCAAACGCGCCCGCAGCCCCTTGGAGGTCCGACATGTCCTCCACAGGCACAGTGACTGTGAGATTCCAGTTCTTCTTGGACGGCGGAGCCACAATCTCAACAGGGGCCTGGCCGGCCAGGAACTGGGCCACAAGTTCACGCGGCTGCACCGTAGCCGAGAGGCCGATCCGCTGTGCGGGCTTGGGTAGAAGGGCATCGAGCCTTTCCAGGGACACGGCAAGGTGGGCGCCCCGCTTGGTTCCCGCGACAGCATGCACTTCGTCAATGATGACGGTTTCGACTTCGCTGAGCGTCTCCCGTGCACGGGACGTCAGCATGAGGAACAGGGACTCCGGCGTTGTAATCAGAATGTCCGGTGGGTTCGATAGCAGCGAGCGGCGATCTGCCGCCGTCGTATCTCCTGAACGTACGCCGACTGTCACAAGAGGTGCCGGGAGCCCTAAACGCTTGGCGGTTTGCGTGATCCCGATGAGCGGTGAGCGCAGGTTCCGCTCCACGTCCACGCCCAGTGCTTTGAGAGGCGATATGTAGAGGACACGGGTCTTGGTCTTGGGACGTTTGGCACGGCCTTTTCCATCGGGCACGGATTCCAATCCCGGCAACGTATTCGACGGCCTGGAATGCAACCGGTCCAAGGCCCAAAGGAAAGCGGCGAGGGTCTTGCCGGAACCAGTGGGTGCCACCACGAGGGCATGAGAGCCGGAAGAGATAGCGTTCCACGCACCATCCTGGGCGGGTGTGGGCGCGGAAAAAGCGCCGAGGAACCATTCCCTGGTTGCCTGGCTGAAACGGCCGATGGCGCCCATGGACGCCTGCTGCTCCTGCATTCCTCCATCATGCCCCACGGCTCAGACAGAATAAGCCCGAGCCGTGGGCTGATGCTTAGACGGCCTGGAAGGCAGTGATGGTCAGGAGTTTGATGCCGGTGTTGCTGCAGGCATCGTGCGGCTCAGCGACGAACAGCGAAGCGGTGTCGTTGGGCGGGTAGATGCGGTAACCGGCGGCAGGAACCTTGGTGCAATCGCCGTAGTTTCCAGCCTGGGTGTAACGCAGTTCAGCCCACGCCGATTTGCCCGGAGCAAGCTCAACCTTGGTGACCGGCGTGGTGGTTTCGCGGGTAGCAGGCTCGCCGATAGGGGCACCGTTGGCGTCGGCCGTCAGGGAAACGCCAGCGAAACCCTCCAAGGTGCAAGGCGTGGTTCCGGAGTTCGTCAGGATCAGTTTCTCGTAGATGCTTCCAGCAGCACCGCCGCCAGTGGCATCCGTGGCGGCCGTCAGGGAACCGGCCTTGCAGAGACCTTCGGCGGCAGGTGCTGCGGACGTAACTGTTCCGGACGGTGAAGGCGAGTTGCTCGCACTGGGGGAGGCCGAC
This window of the Arthrobacter sp. StoSoilB5 genome carries:
- a CDS encoding ATP-dependent helicase, which encodes MQEQQASMGAIGRFSQATREWFLGAFSAPTPAQDGAWNAISSGSHALVVAPTGSGKTLAAFLWALDRLHSRPSNTLPGLESVPDGKGRAKRPKTKTRVLYISPLKALGVDVERNLRSPLIGITQTAKRLGLPAPLVTVGVRSGDTTAADRRSLLSNPPDILITTPESLFLMLTSRARETLSEVETVIIDEVHAVAGTKRGAHLAVSLERLDALLPKPAQRIGLSATVQPRELVAQFLAGQAPVEIVAPPSKKNWNLTVTVPVEDMSDLQGAAGAFDSGPASGLQPQASIWPHVEEQIVDLVLSKQSTIVFANSRRLAERLTARLNEIHAERQMMAAGGDEWSGTREAEDPGSWGTGPATKAAAAVPVSTATPAHMMAQAGSTSGADPVLARAHHGSVSKDQRAMIEDDLKSGRLRCVVATSSLELGIDMGAVDLVIQVESPPSVASGLQRVGRAGHQVGEISEGVLFPKHRADLLHTSVTVERMLSGQIERLSIPTNPLDILAQQTVAAAALGSIDVEEWFSTVRRSAPFASLPRSAFEATLDLLAGRYPSDEFAELRPRIIWDRHAGTIEGRPGAQRLAVTSGGTIPDRGLFGVYIIGTEVEGSSSAANADGDAPSASARAAKGGRRVGELDEEMVYESRVGDIFALGATSWKIEDITHDRVLVSPAFGQPGKLPFWKGDSLGRPVDLGRALGAFIRELSAADPAPAMERCQASGLDSFAAANLLQYLEEQKQATNIVPSDRTLVVERFHDELGDWRVVLHSPFGMPVHAPWALAVGQRLQQRYGLDGSAMAADDGIVLRVPMMEDEPPGAELFLFDPEELEQIVTAEVGGSALFASRFRECAARALLLPRQNPAKRQPLWQQRQRSAQLLDVARKYPSFPIVLETVRECLQDVYDLPALKDIAASVERRELRIVETTTQQPSPFAKSLLFGYVAQFLYEGDSPLAERRAAALALDSTLLNELLGRVELRELLDAAVIDATERELQRLVPDRRVRGMEGVADLLRLLGPLSTEEVAERLEEGPDAGSHLAALQKANRALKVTIGGVERFAAVEDAARLRDAIGVPLPMGVPLAFIEPVHDPLGDLVSRYARTHGPFTAAEAASRLGLGVAVVNTALKRLAADGRVVEGEFRPHAVATESTTQEATDSELMSADAPPSSEWCDAEVLRKLRRRSLAALRAEVEPVDTAAYGRFLPAWQNVTAPGKSRSQALRGLDGIITAVDQLSGVPIPASAWEPLVLASRVADYKPAMLDELMAAGELLWSGAGALPGNDGWISLHVADSAELTLNPAPDFEPGDAQQRLLDYLSAGGGYFFRQLTEVAGGMDSVLSDDAVVSALWDLVWAGRVTGDTFAPVRAMIAGGHTAHRQVAKAPRARAPRMSRLGRSHGTGLLGSPGLTGGRYGSVSGTAPAPPSAVGRWSALPSPELDPTIHARGTAELLLDRYGVVTRGSVMAENIIGGFGLMYKVLARLEEAGRCRRGYFIEHLGAAQFAVPATVDRLRSFTEDARISKAEPAALALAATDPANPYGAALPWPALSVDAGSGHRPGRKAGALVVMVDGALVLYVERGGKTLLTFTHDDAVLAVAAEALVDVVRRGAVDKLFMEKVNGHDLLGTPIAVALAAAGAYSTPKGLRIRA
- a CDS encoding DUF4232 domain-containing protein, whose product is MWTQRIKTGLVTTTAAASLLLLAACGPSPSPAGSSSAPPTSSSASPTSASPSASNSPSPSGTVTSAAPAAEGLCKAGSLTAATDATGGGAAGSIYEKLILTNSGTTPCTLEGFAGVSLTADANGAPIGEPATRETTTPVTKVELAPGKSAWAELRYTQAGNYGDCTKVPAAGYRIYPPNDTASLFVAEPHDACSNTGIKLLTITAFQAV